The Agarilytica rhodophyticola genome has a window encoding:
- a CDS encoding TonB-dependent receptor, with protein MAINKFVAACAATATIFMSPLYAGTISGTVTDTSGKAVDNARVYVEGSNIQVYTNKKGEFIIENIDKEHLHLHVYSSDHVHGDREYSDIPEQLVADFVLRPTQVENVLVTASALTSSVLESSVPVSILEGDALKNKQAPTLGETLSGLPGVHSTYFGPVASSPIIRGTDGPRVKIVQNGLDISDASRVGPDHNPASEASTATQIEVLRGPATLQYGSGAIGGVVNVVDQRIPTRVPKKLTGEAEVRFDTVSDEEYAKVDLNAGVGISAFHLDAFTRETENYEIPGFAESMPDEGEEPGTLENSAIDTHGFTIGTSLVGEQGYIGIAYQRLENLYGIPGHGHEEEEEEPHAGEEEPHEEEEEEAISLDVEMDRYQISGEWFSPLPFINSINLRSAYTEYQHVELEGEEIGTLFTNDTVENRLSLTHKALGGWHGVVGLHQSHVDFSAVGEEAFTPRSDTQTLALYVVEEKRVGDFILELGGRVERTELEVEQEVEVELEGQQPATFTLANQDFTSVSLSAGTVWNYQQGYSLSLSLTRSERAPSHQELFSAGPHISTRTFDLGAVFTFDNQGNLILNEQVEEEIANNIDVTWRKYEGSFGLTVSLFYNQVDDYLFQSNTGLTGAEELPVFINRQEDATLYGMESELSFQFNNFVSARIIADYINAELDNDEQLPRTPPLRIGTYLDFDANALSGNIGVNWYDEQDDIAPFETATDGYTLVEANVNYRITTGPTEWTLFLRGHNLTDEEARPHTSFIKDQAPLPGRGFALGVRANF; from the coding sequence ATGGCCATTAACAAATTTGTCGCTGCTTGTGCTGCGACGGCAACTATATTTATGTCTCCACTATACGCTGGCACGATTAGCGGCACGGTTACAGACACTTCTGGCAAGGCAGTCGATAATGCGAGAGTATATGTAGAAGGTTCAAACATTCAGGTGTACACCAATAAAAAAGGTGAATTTATCATTGAAAATATTGATAAAGAACATCTTCACCTCCACGTTTATTCTTCTGACCATGTTCATGGTGATCGCGAATATTCCGATATTCCTGAGCAACTAGTGGCAGACTTTGTGCTGAGACCTACTCAGGTAGAAAATGTTTTAGTCACAGCCAGTGCACTTACGTCTTCTGTGTTAGAATCTTCCGTACCGGTTTCAATTCTTGAAGGCGATGCTTTAAAGAATAAACAAGCCCCCACTTTAGGAGAAACCTTATCCGGCCTACCGGGCGTGCATTCAACCTATTTTGGGCCTGTCGCAAGCAGCCCTATCATTCGTGGGACAGACGGGCCACGAGTAAAAATCGTACAAAACGGATTAGATATTTCTGACGCATCAAGGGTTGGCCCTGACCACAATCCCGCCAGTGAAGCCTCTACCGCGACCCAGATAGAGGTATTGCGCGGTCCTGCTACTCTGCAATACGGCAGTGGCGCTATTGGCGGTGTTGTTAATGTTGTGGATCAGCGCATTCCTACTCGTGTTCCCAAGAAGCTAACCGGAGAGGCAGAAGTACGATTCGATACAGTCTCTGACGAGGAGTACGCTAAAGTAGATTTAAATGCTGGTGTAGGCATAAGTGCATTCCACTTAGATGCCTTCACCCGTGAAACAGAAAACTACGAAATCCCAGGCTTCGCAGAAAGTATGCCAGATGAAGGTGAAGAACCAGGAACACTAGAAAACAGTGCTATAGATACTCACGGCTTTACCATCGGCACATCTCTAGTCGGCGAACAAGGCTACATTGGTATCGCTTATCAGCGGTTAGAAAATTTGTACGGCATTCCCGGCCATGGTCACGAAGAAGAAGAGGAAGAGCCTCATGCTGGAGAAGAAGAGCCACATGAGGAAGAAGAAGAGGAAGCAATCAGCTTGGATGTGGAAATGGATCGCTATCAGATAAGCGGCGAATGGTTTTCCCCTCTTCCGTTTATCAACTCGATCAATTTGCGCAGCGCCTATACCGAATACCAACATGTGGAACTTGAAGGTGAAGAAATTGGTACTTTATTTACCAATGACACCGTTGAGAACCGCTTATCTCTAACACACAAAGCACTGGGCGGTTGGCATGGTGTTGTCGGACTTCATCAAAGTCATGTGGATTTTTCCGCAGTCGGTGAGGAAGCCTTTACCCCCCGTAGCGATACGCAAACACTGGCCTTATATGTTGTCGAAGAAAAACGCGTTGGGGACTTTATACTAGAGCTAGGCGGACGAGTTGAACGCACAGAGCTTGAAGTTGAACAAGAAGTAGAAGTTGAGCTTGAAGGCCAACAACCCGCTACATTTACTCTCGCAAACCAGGACTTCACCAGCGTGTCATTGTCAGCTGGTACCGTGTGGAACTATCAACAAGGCTATTCTCTTTCTTTGTCGTTAACCCGCTCAGAACGAGCACCTAGCCATCAAGAACTTTTCTCGGCAGGCCCTCATATATCTACGCGAACATTTGACCTCGGCGCAGTATTTACTTTTGATAATCAAGGCAATCTCATTCTCAATGAGCAAGTAGAAGAAGAAATTGCCAATAATATTGACGTGACTTGGCGTAAATACGAAGGGAGTTTTGGTCTGACAGTATCATTATTTTATAACCAAGTAGACGACTATCTCTTCCAAAGTAACACCGGGCTTACTGGAGCTGAAGAATTGCCTGTGTTTATCAATCGCCAGGAAGACGCCACGCTTTACGGTATGGAAAGTGAGTTGTCATTCCAATTCAACAACTTTGTTAGTGCACGCATCATTGCCGACTATATTAATGCGGAACTAGACAACGATGAGCAGCTGCCTCGTACACCACCGTTGAGAATAGGCACATACTTAGACTTCGACGCAAATGCTCTATCCGGTAATATTGGCGTTAATTGGTATGACGAACAAGATGATATCGCACCATTCGAAACAGCGACCGATGGCTATACATTGGTGGAGGCCAACGTTAATTACCGTATTACTACCGGCCCGACAGAATGGACACTATTCTTGCGTGGCCACAACCTAACAGATGAAGAAGCACGCCCGCATACATCATTTATTAAAGATCAAGCACCGCTACCAGGTCGTGGCTTTGCCTTGGGAGTACGTGCAAACTTTTAA
- a CDS encoding anthranilate synthase component I — translation MTNPFNYKTKSGLQIIRRKTTVDYHNEINRLAEKLDSRLGCLLSSSYEYPNRYKRWDLGLVDPMIVICSKSYGLNIRACNRRGEIVLGVIDKALQNEDYIESYSASETEINLTIKQTTHRFAEEERSKQPSVFSVIRSIRELFFSDEDNNFGLYGALGYDLTFQFEKIDFKLERAENQRDMVLFLPDAVFVRDHERVEASVHYYDFLINGQDTSELPREGSSEPFQGKTEVEQDSDHYPGEYAEVVRKAQQAFFKGDLFETVPGQTFFFPCKDSPSTIFNRLKHANPSPYGFYMNLGQQEYLVGASPEMFVRVSGDTVETCPISGTIARGNDALGDADQIRTLLNSEKDLSELTMCTDVDRNDKSRICVPGSIQVVGRRQIELYSKLIHTVDHVKGRLRKGFDALDAFLSHTWAVTVTGAPKIWAMQFIEDNEKSPRRWYGGAVGRITFDGNINTGLTLRTVRIEEGVAEVRAGATLLYDSVPEDEEAETRLKASALIQAITHDPSKDTDDSDAVLNAGEGVKILMVDHEDSFVNTLADYFRQTGASVTTLRYGFEQADVEAIAPDLVVLSPGPGQPSDFNLSQTIEMMLAMNLPMFGVCLGLQGMVQYFGGDLSLLSAPQHGKNSSINVLQSDGIFKGIKNNINVGRYHSLHAAKASFPECLEITSETEEGVVMGIQHKTLPMAAVQFHPESIMTLENQAGLKLINNVYSLIKKS, via the coding sequence ATGACTAATCCCTTTAACTATAAGACAAAGTCCGGTCTTCAGATTATACGGCGCAAAACAACGGTTGATTATCACAATGAGATAAACCGTCTCGCTGAAAAACTAGACTCTCGATTAGGTTGTTTGTTGTCTTCGAGCTACGAATACCCTAATCGCTATAAGCGCTGGGATCTTGGCTTAGTCGATCCGATGATTGTTATTTGTTCAAAATCCTATGGCCTTAATATTCGCGCGTGTAATCGGCGTGGAGAAATTGTATTAGGTGTTATTGATAAAGCCCTACAAAACGAAGACTATATCGAGTCTTATAGCGCTAGTGAAACTGAAATAAACCTTACAATCAAACAGACAACCCATCGTTTTGCTGAAGAAGAGCGCAGTAAACAGCCCTCTGTGTTTAGTGTGATTCGCTCCATTCGCGAACTATTTTTCAGTGATGAAGACAATAATTTTGGTTTATATGGCGCCCTTGGCTATGATCTAACTTTCCAATTTGAAAAAATAGATTTCAAATTGGAAAGAGCGGAGAACCAGCGGGATATGGTATTGTTTTTACCTGATGCTGTCTTTGTGCGAGATCATGAGCGTGTGGAAGCCTCTGTTCACTATTATGATTTTTTGATTAATGGGCAAGATACCTCGGAACTACCAAGAGAGGGCTCCTCAGAACCTTTCCAGGGGAAAACTGAAGTTGAGCAGGACAGTGATCATTATCCTGGTGAATACGCTGAAGTTGTGCGTAAAGCACAGCAAGCGTTCTTTAAGGGCGACCTTTTTGAGACAGTTCCCGGCCAAACTTTCTTTTTCCCTTGTAAAGATTCTCCATCCACTATTTTTAACCGCTTAAAGCATGCTAACCCTTCGCCCTACGGCTTCTATATGAATTTGGGGCAACAAGAGTACTTAGTTGGCGCTTCACCGGAAATGTTTGTGCGAGTCAGTGGTGATACTGTCGAAACCTGTCCTATTTCCGGGACTATTGCTCGTGGCAATGATGCTCTTGGTGATGCCGATCAAATTCGTACCCTGCTCAATTCAGAAAAAGATTTGAGTGAATTGACGATGTGTACGGATGTTGACCGAAATGACAAGTCTCGTATTTGTGTCCCCGGTAGTATCCAAGTGGTTGGCCGTCGACAAATCGAATTGTATTCCAAACTCATCCATACTGTTGACCATGTTAAAGGTCGCTTGCGTAAAGGTTTTGATGCCTTGGATGCATTTCTAAGCCATACTTGGGCTGTGACGGTGACAGGTGCCCCTAAAATCTGGGCGATGCAATTTATTGAAGATAATGAGAAGTCGCCACGCCGTTGGTATGGCGGTGCGGTTGGACGTATTACTTTTGATGGTAATATTAATACCGGTCTCACTCTACGAACTGTAAGAATTGAAGAAGGTGTGGCTGAAGTGCGTGCGGGTGCTACCTTGTTATATGATTCTGTTCCAGAAGATGAAGAGGCGGAAACTCGTCTTAAAGCTTCGGCTTTAATTCAAGCTATAACTCATGATCCATCTAAGGATACAGACGATAGTGACGCGGTTCTCAATGCTGGTGAGGGCGTTAAAATTCTGATGGTAGATCACGAAGACAGCTTTGTGAACACCCTTGCCGATTACTTTCGTCAAACAGGCGCTAGTGTGACCACATTGCGCTATGGCTTTGAGCAAGCAGATGTTGAAGCCATCGCGCCTGATTTAGTCGTGCTATCGCCTGGCCCAGGCCAGCCCTCGGATTTTAACTTGAGCCAAACAATTGAAATGATGTTGGCTATGAATTTACCTATGTTTGGTGTATGCCTCGGTCTGCAGGGTATGGTGCAATACTTTGGTGGTGATTTAAGTTTGCTAAGTGCCCCACAACACGGTAAAAACAGCAGTATTAATGTTTTGCAAAGCGATGGTATCTTCAAAGGTATTAAAAATAATATTAATGTTGGACGTTATCATTCCCTCCACGCAGCAAAAGCCTCTTTTCCTGAATGCTTAGAAATTACTAGTGAAACAGAAGAGGGTGTAGTGATGGGTATCCAACATAAAACACTACCTATGGCTGCGGTTCAATTCCATCCAGAATCTATTATGACTTTAGAAAATCAAGCGGGTCTTAAGCTTATCAATAATGTCTACTCGCTTATTAAAAAGTCCTAG
- a CDS encoding DEAD/DEAH box helicase yields the protein MTEASQTFEQLGLNNNLLKALKHIGYEMPSPIQEASIPPLMEGRDILGQAQTGTGKTAAFALPILNDINLRQKNPQVMVLAPTRELAIQVAEAFQSYAHYMNGFHVLPIYGGQGYDSQIRALKRGVHVVVGTPGRVMDHMRKGTLKLDNIRHIVLDEADEMLRMGFIDDVEWVLGELPEERQIALFSATMPRQIAKVASTYLNDPVHVKIKVATTTAATINQRYWPVGGLQKLDALTRILEAEPFDAMIIFVRTKTNTVELAEKLEARGYRSAALNGDISQNLRERTVEHLKAGKIDILVATDVAARGLDVERISHVFNYDIPYDTEAYVHRIGRTGRAGRSGEAILFVSRRETRMLRAIEKATGQTIKAMTLPSAADINEKRLSRFKEKIDKTLQEGDLEFFKNLISEYQKENDIDPMDIAAALAKMFQGDQPLLLSEKPVRKERDHDHKDGKKTKSRGKGKDKDMLTYRIEVGRSDNVSPGNIVGAIANEAGIESQYIGQIKIHDDYSTVDLPSGMPKDIFKSLKRVWVCQKQLQISLHEGDSRSSAKHRPRKDKRKSSAKQKK from the coding sequence ATGACCGAAGCTTCACAAACCTTTGAACAATTAGGGCTTAACAACAACCTCTTAAAAGCGCTAAAGCATATTGGTTATGAAATGCCTTCACCAATACAGGAAGCGAGTATTCCTCCACTAATGGAGGGCCGAGATATTTTAGGACAAGCGCAGACAGGAACGGGTAAAACAGCTGCTTTCGCATTGCCCATTTTGAACGATATCAACCTAAGACAAAAAAATCCCCAGGTAATGGTATTGGCCCCCACCCGCGAACTGGCCATTCAAGTGGCCGAAGCTTTTCAAAGTTACGCCCATTATATGAATGGTTTTCACGTATTACCTATCTATGGTGGTCAGGGTTACGACAGTCAAATTCGGGCGTTAAAGCGCGGCGTCCATGTGGTTGTCGGTACTCCAGGGCGCGTAATGGATCATATGCGTAAGGGCACTCTCAAATTAGATAATATTCGCCACATAGTACTTGATGAAGCAGATGAAATGTTGCGTATGGGCTTTATCGACGATGTTGAATGGGTATTGGGTGAACTACCAGAAGAGCGACAAATCGCCTTATTCTCAGCAACAATGCCACGACAAATCGCCAAAGTGGCCTCCACTTACCTGAATGATCCTGTACATGTCAAAATCAAAGTTGCTACCACTACAGCAGCGACAATCAATCAGCGCTACTGGCCCGTAGGTGGCCTGCAGAAGCTTGACGCTTTAACTCGCATACTCGAAGCAGAACCCTTCGATGCCATGATTATTTTCGTGCGCACCAAAACTAACACGGTAGAGCTGGCAGAAAAACTGGAAGCTAGAGGCTATCGCAGCGCCGCCCTCAACGGTGATATTTCTCAAAATTTAAGAGAACGCACTGTCGAACACCTTAAAGCTGGCAAGATCGATATTTTAGTAGCTACCGACGTCGCCGCTCGCGGTCTCGATGTGGAGCGTATCAGCCACGTATTCAACTACGATATCCCTTACGATACCGAAGCTTATGTTCACCGTATTGGCCGCACAGGTCGTGCTGGTCGCAGCGGAGAAGCTATTCTGTTTGTGTCAAGACGTGAAACTCGAATGCTGCGAGCTATTGAAAAAGCTACTGGGCAAACGATCAAAGCTATGACCTTGCCGTCAGCGGCAGATATAAACGAAAAACGATTGAGTCGCTTTAAAGAGAAAATAGATAAAACATTACAAGAAGGCGACCTAGAATTTTTCAAAAACCTTATTAGCGAATATCAAAAAGAAAATGATATTGACCCTATGGATATTGCGGCAGCCTTGGCAAAAATGTTCCAGGGAGACCAACCTCTTTTATTATCAGAAAAACCTGTTAGAAAAGAGCGAGATCACGACCATAAAGATGGTAAAAAAACCAAGTCCCGCGGCAAAGGTAAAGATAAAGACATGCTAACTTATCGTATAGAAGTTGGCCGTAGCGATAACGTCAGCCCTGGCAATATCGTTGGCGCTATCGCCAACGAAGCAGGCATTGAGAGTCAGTACATTGGTCAAATAAAAATACATGATGATTACAGTACCGTCGATTTGCCATCGGGTATGCCTAAAGACATATTTAAGTCTTTGAAACGTGTTTGGGTTTGCCAGAAACAGTTGCAAATTTCATTACATGAAGGTGATTCGCGCAGCTCAGCGAAACATCGACCACGTAAGGACAAGCGCAAAAGCTCAGCCAAGCAAAAGAAGTAA
- a CDS encoding TatD family hydrolase — translation MNDNSSLKPSPLFIDSHCHFDFAQFDEDRQQVWQECINSGVIAAIVPGVDVSQWRKAASLCQQLEGLYYGAGIHPWWVDEFLNTYPQGLAALQEKIVREVQSPQCIAIGECGLDKTINTPFKVQLEIFEYQLKLAYDLNKPVILHSRKAHNELLAILKKVQPARGGVIHGFSGSTELAKQYWSLGCYLGVGGTITYSRANKTRAAIKSMPLESLLLETDAPDMPIMGKQGQRNSPAYIPMIAQALADLKNESLPTIARQTKNNTQNLFGMSELAL, via the coding sequence ATGAATGACAACTCTTCTTTAAAACCCTCCCCTTTATTTATCGATAGCCATTGCCATTTCGATTTTGCTCAATTTGATGAAGATCGTCAGCAGGTCTGGCAAGAGTGTATTAATAGTGGCGTTATCGCGGCTATTGTTCCTGGTGTGGATGTTTCTCAATGGCGCAAGGCAGCGTCTCTTTGCCAACAACTTGAAGGCTTATATTACGGTGCAGGTATTCATCCTTGGTGGGTTGATGAATTTTTAAATACCTATCCACAAGGTTTAGCTGCTTTGCAAGAAAAAATTGTACGGGAAGTTCAGTCGCCACAATGTATTGCTATTGGGGAATGTGGTTTGGATAAAACCATCAATACACCTTTTAAAGTACAACTTGAGATATTCGAATATCAATTAAAGCTAGCCTATGATCTAAACAAACCTGTGATTCTACACAGTCGTAAAGCCCATAATGAATTGTTGGCAATATTAAAGAAGGTACAACCTGCCCGTGGTGGTGTTATCCATGGTTTTAGTGGAAGTACAGAGTTGGCTAAACAATATTGGTCGCTGGGTTGTTATTTAGGTGTCGGTGGTACTATTACTTACTCAAGAGCAAATAAAACGCGCGCTGCTATTAAATCAATGCCCTTAGAATCTTTGCTTTTAGAGACAGATGCACCTGATATGCCGATCATGGGTAAGCAAGGGCAGCGCAATAGCCCAGCATATATTCCAATGATTGCTCAGGCGCTTGCCGACTTAAAAAATGAGTCATTACCGACTATTGCACGACAGACTAAGAATAATACGCAAAACTTATTTGGGATGTCAGAATTAGCGCTATAA
- the dbpA gene encoding ATP-dependent RNA helicase DbpA yields the protein MKADDFSSLKLPSDLSTNLASLGYNKMTPIQERSLPPILAGEDVIAQAKTGSGKTAAFGLGILAHLQVKRFCVQSLVLCPTRELADQVAKEIRRLARTTHNVKVLTLCGGMPFGPQIGSLEHGAHIVVGTPGRVEEHVRKGTLKLNKLNILVLDEADRMLEMGFQEALDAIIANIPNKRQTLLFSATYPAQIQSIATRIMHKPVTVQVEATHDHSNIQQRFFKVESNEQRLTALRLLLLNYQAQSSVIFCNTKRDTQTLVEELRQHGFSALALHGDLEQKERDQTLVRFANKSVSILVATDVAARGLDIDNLDAVFNYHIARDLEVHVHRVGRTGRAGKKGIACSLYTQKESYKLSLLEEYIGREIQSDTLPPKKVLEKEIPTPSMATLQIDGGKKQKVRPGDILGALTAQKKIKSENVGKIHIFDYCAYVAVNRQDAKLALKIIAEGKLKGRSFRVRRIRG from the coding sequence TTGAAAGCTGACGACTTTTCATCTCTTAAGTTACCTTCAGACTTATCGACGAACCTGGCATCTTTAGGCTATAACAAAATGACGCCAATACAAGAGCGAAGCTTGCCGCCAATATTGGCCGGTGAAGACGTTATCGCTCAAGCTAAAACAGGCTCGGGAAAAACCGCCGCATTTGGTTTAGGCATTCTGGCCCACCTACAGGTAAAACGATTTTGTGTGCAATCGTTAGTGTTGTGTCCAACACGGGAACTGGCAGATCAGGTTGCCAAAGAAATTCGCCGGCTTGCCCGCACTACTCATAATGTAAAAGTACTAACACTATGTGGCGGTATGCCCTTTGGACCGCAAATAGGGTCGCTCGAACACGGCGCTCATATTGTCGTAGGGACACCTGGAAGAGTTGAGGAGCATGTGCGTAAAGGCACACTCAAGCTTAATAAACTTAATATACTAGTGCTCGATGAAGCCGACAGAATGTTAGAGATGGGGTTTCAAGAAGCCTTAGATGCAATCATCGCCAACATTCCTAACAAAAGGCAAACACTTTTATTTAGTGCAACCTACCCGGCCCAAATTCAGTCTATTGCTACGCGCATTATGCACAAACCCGTGACGGTACAGGTAGAAGCAACACACGACCACTCAAATATTCAACAGCGCTTTTTTAAAGTAGAAAGTAATGAACAACGTCTAACAGCTTTGCGTTTATTACTACTAAATTATCAAGCTCAATCAAGCGTGATATTTTGTAATACTAAACGAGATACGCAAACCCTAGTAGAAGAATTACGTCAACACGGATTTAGCGCACTGGCCCTGCATGGCGATCTAGAACAAAAAGAACGTGACCAAACCCTAGTCCGCTTCGCTAATAAAAGCGTCTCTATTCTAGTGGCTACCGACGTTGCCGCCCGAGGTTTAGATATCGACAATCTCGATGCAGTTTTTAATTATCATATTGCTCGCGACTTAGAAGTCCATGTCCACCGAGTTGGACGTACAGGTCGAGCAGGCAAAAAAGGTATAGCCTGTTCTTTGTATACACAAAAAGAGTCTTATAAACTCTCACTTTTAGAAGAATATATAGGACGAGAAATACAAAGCGATACTTTGCCACCTAAAAAGGTATTAGAAAAAGAAATACCAACACCATCAATGGCAACCTTACAAATCGATGGTGGAAAAAAACAAAAAGTAAGACCTGGAGATATTCTTGGAGCATTGACGGCACAAAAGAAAATTAAAAGTGAGAATGTGGGCAAAATTCACATATTTGACTACTGTGCTTATGTTGCAGTTAATCGCCAAGACGCAAAACTCGCCCTAAAAATAATTGCCGAAGGAAAATTAAAAGGCCGTTCATTTCGAGTAAGGCGTATTAGAGGTTAA
- a CDS encoding methyl-accepting chemotaxis protein, with protein MLSQFRIGTRLGLSFATVLVLLVMIVFVATSRISTLNSTNERLVNQELADLAAASAINMEAGAAALKLLIILATSEREARIPVYKKMDQHNNNVDVLIDKLQSNQGVDQTKLEQLKNSQKKYRSSLQESVELLELDTESALEHFSDETSPALEKFLQLVDELVETKQNNLLIEQNAAIASSSKTLTLMVIMGVTALILGALLAWVVAHSITKPINNAVQIARRIANGELHSPPEYGGTDEAASLMHAFRDMCMGLQNLVSSIQGSSGGVDSSAQELTNSVNTVKQGSQDQSDAVSHIASLVNEFADEAAHAADATEGAKKQLDSARKLAQEGQALIHKATSEFIQISSTISGSAQAVETLSERAVSVRNLVTTVREIAEQTNLLALNAAIEAARAGESGRGFSVVADEVRGLANRTEQATSEINTVIDAIDSETKIAVDQITNGQRELEQGVSIIQEMVQPLEDLNSGAQASFAGLEQLEQTVNKQAAGSAGIQQDITNIDRLANHNLEATNEVCTIARSLTEISDDLRDQVMKFSIK; from the coding sequence ATGCTATCTCAATTTCGCATTGGAACGCGGCTTGGCCTAAGTTTCGCGACGGTACTGGTATTGCTGGTTATGATTGTTTTTGTGGCAACTAGCCGAATCAGCACTTTAAATAGCACAAATGAAAGATTAGTTAACCAAGAGCTAGCTGACCTAGCAGCAGCTTCGGCGATTAATATGGAGGCCGGTGCTGCAGCCTTGAAATTACTTATTATTCTGGCCACTTCAGAACGAGAAGCACGAATTCCTGTTTATAAAAAAATGGATCAACACAATAACAATGTTGATGTATTGATTGATAAACTACAATCAAATCAAGGGGTTGATCAAACTAAGTTAGAACAGTTAAAAAATTCCCAAAAAAAATATCGCTCGTCACTACAAGAGAGCGTTGAGTTATTGGAACTGGATACCGAATCAGCTTTAGAACACTTCTCAGATGAAACCAGCCCCGCACTGGAAAAATTTTTACAGCTTGTGGATGAGCTAGTAGAGACAAAACAAAATAACTTATTGATTGAGCAAAATGCAGCGATAGCATCAAGTAGCAAAACCCTAACACTCATGGTAATTATGGGAGTTACAGCCCTTATACTTGGAGCGTTGCTGGCGTGGGTAGTCGCCCATAGTATTACCAAACCCATCAATAATGCCGTACAAATTGCGCGTAGAATTGCCAATGGTGAATTACATTCACCCCCAGAATATGGGGGCACGGATGAAGCCGCTTCTCTTATGCATGCATTTAGGGATATGTGTATGGGCTTACAAAACCTTGTATCTTCAATTCAGGGGTCGTCTGGCGGCGTTGATTCATCAGCACAAGAACTGACAAATTCAGTAAATACCGTCAAACAAGGCTCTCAAGATCAAAGCGACGCGGTCAGTCATATTGCTTCTTTAGTGAATGAGTTTGCAGATGAAGCTGCTCACGCTGCGGATGCTACTGAAGGCGCTAAAAAACAATTGGATTCAGCGAGAAAACTAGCGCAAGAGGGACAAGCACTTATCCATAAAGCAACATCAGAATTTATTCAAATTTCATCGACCATCAGCGGCTCAGCCCAAGCGGTAGAAACCCTTAGTGAACGCGCTGTTTCCGTTAGAAACCTAGTGACGACGGTGAGGGAAATTGCCGAACAAACCAACCTACTCGCCCTTAATGCGGCCATCGAAGCGGCGCGTGCAGGAGAGAGCGGACGCGGATTTTCAGTGGTGGCAGATGAAGTTCGCGGCCTCGCGAATCGCACAGAACAAGCAACCAGTGAGATCAATACAGTGATTGATGCTATTGACTCAGAAACAAAAATCGCTGTGGACCAAATCACCAACGGCCAACGAGAATTAGAGCAGGGCGTCTCGATTATTCAGGAAATGGTGCAGCCTCTAGAAGATTTAAACTCCGGTGCACAAGCCTCGTTCGCAGGCCTTGAACAATTGGAGCAAACTGTTAATAAACAAGCCGCAGGAAGTGCTGGTATACAGCAGGATATTACCAATATTGATAGGCTCGCCAACCATAACCTGGAGGCGACTAATGAAGTTTGTACAATTGCAAGATCTCTCACTGAGATTTCTGACGATTTAAGAGATCAGGTCATGAAGTTTTCAATTAAATAA
- the tcdA gene encoding tRNA cyclic N6-threonylcarbamoyladenosine(37) synthase TcdA — protein sequence MTNVSTPNALTQNYLERFGGIARLYGEKALVALHKAHFVVVGLGGVGTWTAEALARTGIGTLTLIELDDVCVTNTNRQIHATASNIGRPKNHVIAERLKDINPEICIHQVDNFLHKNNIKDIIKPQHDIVIDATDAAHMKATLVAYCSAIKIRLILCGSSGGKLSPEAITVEDLGRTISDPMLSKVRRHLYRHHNFSRDKNRKFRVDAVYSTEQMIYPKPDGSVSMDKQTLQQGVKLDCAGGFGSAVMVTGTFGFLAASKGIERYLDKVLLSGRKS from the coding sequence ATGACAAACGTATCCACACCTAACGCGCTAACACAGAACTACCTAGAACGTTTTGGCGGTATCGCCAGATTATATGGAGAAAAGGCCTTAGTAGCTTTACACAAAGCTCATTTTGTTGTTGTGGGTTTGGGTGGTGTTGGCACATGGACAGCAGAAGCACTGGCTCGCACAGGTATTGGCACTCTAACACTGATCGAGTTAGACGATGTCTGTGTGACAAACACCAATAGGCAAATTCATGCTACTGCATCTAATATTGGTCGACCAAAAAATCACGTTATTGCTGAACGACTAAAGGATATTAATCCTGAAATATGTATTCATCAGGTCGATAACTTTCTCCATAAAAATAATATTAAAGATATTATTAAACCGCAGCACGATATTGTCATAGATGCGACCGATGCTGCACATATGAAAGCAACATTAGTAGCTTACTGTAGTGCCATAAAAATACGACTTATTTTATGTGGCTCCTCAGGAGGAAAGTTATCTCCTGAGGCTATAACCGTTGAAGATCTGGGGCGCACCATCTCCGACCCTATGCTGTCAAAGGTACGTCGACATTTATATCGCCACCATAATTTTTCACGTGATAAAAATAGAAAATTTCGTGTTGACGCCGTTTATTCAACAGAACAAATGATTTATCCAAAACCCGATGGTTCTGTGAGTATGGATAAACAAACGCTACAACAAGGTGTCAAATTAGACTGTGCCGGCGGCTTCGGATCAGCGGTAATGGTTACCGGTACTTTTGGTTTTCTCGCTGCCTCAAAAGGCATTGAGCGTTATCTTGATAAAGTTTTGTTATCAGGTAGAAAGAGTTGA